In Peromyscus leucopus breed LL Stock chromosome 9, UCI_PerLeu_2.1, whole genome shotgun sequence, the sequence tttggtgcctgtcctggatctcactctgtagaccaggctggcctcaaactcacagagatccacctgcctctgcctcctgagtgctaggattaaaggtgtgcaccaccaccacccaccttatttaaaaaaatttaattatgtgCTTATACATAATTATATGTTATGTTCATGTAGGGGCTGTGCttctgtgagtgcaggtgcccttggaggccagaagagggcatcagatccccagagcaGGGCATGCTCTTtgcactgagccatttttctagccccATAACTTCCACTTTTTTATTAGATGTTAACATTATCATTTAATGAAAATACTAGTTGTATAACAACTAAATGATTAAGAGAGTGCACATTAGAGTTTACTGCCAAAGTCTTAATCCTAACCTTACAATTAGCAACTATGTGACACTGGGCAAagatcttttccttcctctctccattttctcatctgtagcATTTGTAACAATTACTGTCAATACTGTAACAGTGCCTATGGTTTGTGTTAGAAACCTCTGTAGAGAGcaggagaagatggctcagcagttaagaacacatgccgctcttccagaggaccctagtggattctcagcacccagtTCTAGCGGGTCCcatctacctgtaactccagctccaccatACCTGATGTTCCCTGCCGGCCCCTGTGAGCACCTGCCCTCCTGTACACATAAACCCCGAtaccatacacataatttaaaaaatgaaacaagtctttgaaaaaaaccACATCAGTAGAGAAGTTAGAAACATGTTACATACCATTGTGAAACTGTCACTAgcatatttttcaaaaatgaaactggaaaatagCCAGTCCTGTGTCTATCGCTCATCCTTTGGCGTTTTCTACTTGAAAGACTCTATCTAGGATTCGTGACCTTCCTTTCTCTACACCCATCATCCCCTCTATTCCAAGCTCTGGGGAGAGTTAATCCCTCGGCATTTTGAACTTTGCCGTGCAGGAAAACGAAAAGACTACTCTTTCCTCCCCGCTTTAACTCTTCTCATACCGGAGTAACTCATTTGGGACCCAAGGGTGGAGTCGGTGCCGCCCCCTGGTGCAGCAGTGAAGACAGATACCCGGCCACCTGTCAGAGGGCTGTGGGCGGGGGCCGGGTCAGCGAGGCCCGCAGAACCGAAGGCTGAGCGCCGCTGAGCGCACGCTCAGAGCAGACAGCTGGAAGCAGGCAGGACGGAGAGCCTAAGACACCGGGGCTGACCGCCAAAGGGAGGGAAAGGTGGTCAAGGAAACCGGCCAGGCCAAGTACGCGGGGCGACAGCCAGGAGAGTCCAGGGCCAGCGGCTGCCGGAGCAGCCCTACACCTTATGCGCGGACGCAGCGCAGGCGGGAGAGCGAGGACGCGCCGGGCACGGCGCGCTGACCCCGCTGGGGCGCACGGGTGCCATGTCGTGCGAGCGGCCTCCGCGCACCGACATCCCTCGCAACCTGAGCTTTATAGCAGCGCTGACCGAGCGCGCCTACTACCGCAGCCAGCGGCCCAGCCTCGAGGAGGAGCCGGAGGAGGAGCCGGGGGAGGGCGGGACCCGGCCCGGTGCCCGCTCCCGGGCTCCCGTGCCGGCTCGGGGCCGTAGGGCCCGCTCTGCGCCCGCAGGTGGCGGCGGGGCCCGGCCAGCCCGCAGCCGCAGCCCCGACACCCGCAAGAGAGTGCGTTTCGCCGACGcgctggggctggagctggccGTGGTCCGCCGCTTCCGCCCGGGGGAACCGCCCCGGGTGCCCCGCCACGTGCAGGTGCAACTGCAGAGGGACGCCCTGCGCCACTTCGCGCCGTGCCCGCCGCGCACCCGCGGCCTCCAGGTAGGCGCCCCGCTGTGCCCCGTCTCCTGtgccctcttcccccccccccccccggaccTCGGCCTGAGCTCTCCAAGTCCTACCCTGCCTGACCTgcctccctgccctctctccGCAGGAGGCGCGCGCCGCCCTGGAGCCCGCCCGCGAGCCCGGCTTCGCCGCCCGGCTGCAGGCGCAGCGCATCTGCCTGGAGCGCGCCGACGCGGGCCCTCTGGGCGTGGCCGGGAGCGCGCGCGTGCTGGACCTGGCCTACGAGAAGCGCGTGAGCGTGCGCTGGAGTGCGGACGGCTGGCGCAGCCTGCGGGAGTCGCCTGCCGCCTACGCCGGCCCGGCCCCGGCCCCACCGCGGGCGGACCGCTTCTCCTTCCGCCTGCCGGCGCCTCCGGTCGGCGGCGCGCTGCTTTTCGCCCTCCGCTACCGGGTGACCGGCCGCGAGTTCTGGGACAACAACGGCGGCCGTGACTACGCGCTGCTTGGGCCCGAGCACCCGGGTGGTGCCGGAGTCGCCGAGCCCCAGGGCTGGATCCATTTTATTTGAGACTGGGCTCCTGCCGGCCAcagcagggaagaaaaaaaacaaaaaaacaaaacaaaaaacaaacagaggcACCCAGGCGTAGGGGGAGGCTGTGGCATCAGGAACCCGGGAACCACGATTGGCAGATGGGTGGAGAGCGGTCCCAGAGAGTCAAGCAGAGGAGGCTGGAAACCTCCTGCGAGGCTCAGAGACTTTAGGGTGGAGAACATCAGCTGGGTGTTAAGTGAAAGGAACTCGAGGAATTCGAGGAAGGAGTCCCAGGCTCTGGAAAGTTAAGCCTCCTTGGGCTAGGAAGCATTATGGATTGAGCAACCTTGATGTATGAAGTCCAGCCCAGTGACGTCATTCGGATTGCTTCCCTCTTGCTGGCCTTACCACCTCAGGTCCCCCATGTTCTTCCCATCCTAGCTTTATCTGAGCCGAAATTGCCTTGCTTAGCCCCAGAAATTTGACCATTGGCCCCTGGGCCCTGGCAGTATGACAGGATTTCCTTGACTCTCAGCAGTTCGTGGCGTCAGTCTTCAAGGCACGGTGGGAGAGCGTCCTTCAGCTACCGGACAAGCCCCGTTAGGAATATAGATGGTGGCAAAACTAACTCCGGGCCTGCCCTTATAATTGCCAAATGATGGGGCATCTAAGGGGTTTGCGTAGTCAGGCTTCCAGAAAGATGAATGCCAGCCTTACTTTTCTGGGTGCCTTCTTAAAACCTTGAAGCACTTTATGGACTGTTTGTCAAGGGACAGTGAATCATGAAAATCACTACTGATTGATTCTTTGTGCCTCTGAAAAAGAGGAAACCACCGAGTGTATGATTGAGCAGGTTAtttgggctggggtggggctcctgtttcctctgtgagAAACTTGATCTGAGTTAGGTGGCTCCCTAaggctaccttttttttttggacaggttGGACAGggtctgtagcctaggctggctccGGCTCTCAGCCCTCCTATAGCCTCTGCTGTGCTGGGGTTAttggtgtgagccactgtgcccttAGGGCTACCTTTTGGTGTTTTTTGATCTGTTCGTGGCAGATATAGGTTAGAAACTTTTCTCCAACCTAGTGCTACAGTTAAAGCCCACACAGGAAGCCAGGGGTAGTGGctgtttgagtttgaggccagccaggtacTATGATTGATTACCAGGCTATCtcgggctacatgagactgtctcagaaaattaaaagaggaaacaAGGCTTACCTAGCCCAGTGAGCCTGTggttgggggtttgtttgttttgggagggGCGCACAGATGATCCAGGACACCGGAAGCATAACCAGCCGGTAGCCACAGTGCATTCCACAGCTTCCAAGCCATAGCTCATCCTCTGCCATCTGGTTCTTGCTTTTACCTCCACAGACTTCCAGTCTGGGTCCCCCgagaaaaaggagaagggtaTTGCTGTTAGGGAAAGTGATGGATGGGAGCCCCAGAATGAAACAGCGTTGGAACCCTGGAGATTATGGGtataagaaatggaaaacaagaaTGGCACCAGAAGGTGGTAGTTTGATCCATATCCTGGGCCGTTGAAATGGAAACCCTGGAGTCTAATGTAATACCCATCCACATTCGCACCTCATGTCCTTCCTAGGGAGGTGATACGTTTTTTGCTGGTTGTTTCTCCTTTCCttgtctttctcccttccctcacttgtttctttttaaagatttatttatttattatgtatacagtgttctgcctgcatgtatgtctgtaagccagaagagggcaccagatctcattacagatggttgtgagccaccacatggttgctgggaattgaactcaggacccctggctAGCGCTCtggacctctgagccatctctccagccccctcactttttttttttttgaacatgtAGGGCATTGATTTGCCTTTATTTCCTCCCCAAGAGACATCCTTGCTGGTCTCTGTGGGACATCCCCTTTCCCTTGAGAGGGGATGGGGATTATAGCTCCTTTTCTCGAAGGCCGTAGTTGATCCACCGTCCACAGATGCCTCCTTGACAGTTCTTTAAAGGGGAAAGGATGTTCCTAATGTTACAGTTGAACAAGGACCTCGCACATCCCTTCCCCTAGCCAGTTTCTCAATGGAACACCTTCTTACCCCACCTCTTCTCTGACAGGTACCCACATATACACTCAGAATTCAGTTTGGGGCTTGCTCCTTTGCCCCTCCAGTCATTCCCCAAACAAATGAACATCTGAGCATCATCTTACCTGGTGCAGAAGACGGTTTGATGCATCCTGTGGATCACCTTCAGGTTCAGCAAAGTTAAAGGGAGGAGCTGTCTGGACACCAGTGAACAGTGCGCTCTCTAGTCTAGGTTCAGTTGTTATGACAACGTCAttcctaatgtgtgtgtgtgtgtgtgtgttactgttaCGTCATATTAACAATAGTAACAGCTCCCAGTTAACTTTTGTGTGCTAAATGTGTTTTACATGCATGTTTAAAATAGCACTGTGACTTGAGTATTATTATCCCTGTTTTAGAAATAAGGCTAGGCTCAGTAATTTGTTCAGGAGTGCAGGATTGTGAACCCAGGAAGTtcccacagtctgtgtgtgtaaCCATGGTGGTatgtatttttctcctttaagagcaaaattaaaaactttgCTATATATCATCTATTGTAGGGAAGGACCATTGTTCTTCATTATGCTGTGCCTTCCTGTCCTCCAAGGGCCCCAGACCTTTATCTCACCGTCGTCACCTGTGCCAGCATCCCAGCCCTGCAGGGTCATCAGAGCACTAGCCTATCTGTCTGCTAGAGAACTTGGGGACCCGCTTTAATGCCTGCTTTGCATACAGTGCGGTTCTCTCCCGACTCTGGCCAACCCTCCACCATCTGGTGGGccaccttccccctccccctccattatCCTTGACCAGGTAAATTCTTTGATGTTCCTTGAGAAAGGTTCCCCACTTAGGACAACTGCTAGGTAGTCTCTGCTAGGCTTCCTCTCTAGGATTCCTGGTATTACCAGTTAGGTAAATGAGAGCTTGGAACAGGACACCCCGTTTCCTGAGCTTTCTCTGTAAGAGGTACCATGGCTCATTTTATATGGAATGGTATGGAGTCCACTGTATATGGAAGAACAGGAACCTTCtaggttgtttggttgttttttttttttttttttttttttttttttttttttttgttttgtttttttgttttttttttttttgagacagggtttctctgtgtagccctggctgtcctgtaacttgctttgttgaactcacaaggatctacctgcctctgtctcctgagtgctgggattaaaggcatgcgctgccgccccgccaccacccagcatctTCTGGTTCTTTACTGAGCTGCTACAGCACTCGAGAATAAGCTGGTACTTTTCTCTAGTCCCCAAGGTTGGATGGACCTGGCCTGAGCTACCTCCCTTTGCGCCCAAACAGTAGGTGCCTCGTCCTTGAAACCCTGGACTAACAAAGCTGACAGTGTGCCACAAGCCTTGTACAGCGGGAAACGGACCTATTACGAACTGTCTTGAGTGTTATCTGTGTGCCTAGTCCTTTTGAGAGTCCCAGAAGATAGTTCTCGTCCAGATGGCTGCTTTCCTGGTACACGAGTTCAAGATTCTCCCTGTCTCTGGCCTTTCCTTCCCTTGTACTGGGCTAGTGTAGCAGAATCATAAATCCTACcacctatcaaaaaaaaaaaaaaaaaaaaaaagcgagactccttttctttcctcacacTGTTCTTTCCGAGACTCAACCTACATTTCTTATAGTACATAAGCAAAGAACAGTATGCCGGGGAGAGCTCAGCGGCCAGCTCCCACCTCTTGCTGCCCTGGTCCAGCCAGACATGGGAAATGGCGGTTGTTAGTTGCTTGCTCAGATTTTAGGAGTCCTGCATCCGGCCTGTGGTGGGGACTTTCTCAGTGATTCCCATACACTGGAAAGTGCCTCGAGAGAACACGACTGTCCTTGAGGATTGCAGCTCGAACCCCCTTTCCCTTCCACTGGATGTCAGGAAGCACCCTACACCTACCCGTCCTCCCTGGCCTCCTCCTGGCCCTTCATTCTCCCGTCTCCCTCTTTTTGATGTTTTGACTTGAAATGTGGTCCTACCActtagcccagcctggtctcaaacttgtaATTGCTGTGCTACGATGCCAAACTGTCGGGGGTGTGGGTTCCCACGGATCCACACGcactcagaggcaccttaaggATGAATTTCGCCTTTCTGGGCTGCAGGGGGATCCAGCCTCTAAGGACGGAAGCACTTTCCCTTCgtccagggcatttttattttctcaatattCACACGTTAGCAAGTTGATTttcatatgctcaaaacaacctgaaaggagctccccaAAATATAATGCCAAGTGCCAACTCCTCGATTCGTCAGGTACTATGGTTTTCctggtttcctgaaccaagttttgcataggcctttgtacCCTTGGGAGACTCTGAGACTAGATTCACATAGGGTGACTAAAGGTATGGGTTAAACAAAGGATGGGTTAGGGCCCATgccctggagccaggccaggggtAGCTCGGCAGGAACGCAGCCACACCCACTTCTTTTTAAGAAAGTTACCTGTTTCTTTCATAATAAGACCTAACTCTGCAACCTCCAACTGAACGCCAACGTTTTTGCTTCTTGCGCGTATTTGTTGAGAGCTCCTCTGGACGCTTAGCAGTCACACACAATCAGAAATGTGAAAGGCCTGTCTCTAGAGATCCTCGGGTTCAGGTTCCTTCACAGAAGACACAAATCCCGGAGTGAGAAGTGGGCAGCGGTTGTCATAATTTGTCAGTGTGCTTCAGAGACCGGACTTAACCCTTGGTTGGATCTCCTGACCACCACATCTCACTACTCACCCTGGGCCGTTATGGCAAAAGATTGcttagctgggcttggtggcacacacaactttaatcccagaggcaggtggttctctgcgagttcgaggccagcctggtgtccagagtgagttccagacaaccAAGGCTGttaaatagagaaaccctatcttggggtggggggcagcgggagaggaagctgagtggtggtggtacatgcttttaatccaacactggggaggcagaagcaggtggatttctatgagttttgaggccagcctggtccacatagtttcaggacagctagggcgaCACAGAGATGACGTCTTGACCACCCCCTCCTTCCTCACTAGACCCCttccctctccaggaaggggtaAGGTCTCTATCCCCAGCCTTGAGCTTCCTCGGGTGACGATGGTAATGGCATTGATCTTTGTAAATAGATAGCCTGGGTACTACAGCACTGGGCAGCTAATGTGGAGAAAAAGTGAGTTTGTTCTGTGAACCTCCCAcacttctccagccccccagtgCAGCCCAGTGCACTGTGCCCGAAGCTGGAAGCCTCACTTCAGATTCCTCGTGCAGCTGCCCTCTCTTCTGGTATAAAATCatatctgaaataaaatatcagggagaagctgagcggtggtggcacacacctttgatctcagcactcagaggcagaaccaggcggatctctgtgagttcaaggccagcctggtctccaaagtgagttctaggaaaggtgcgaagctacacagagaaaccctgtctcgaaaaaccaaaaaagaaaaagcaaaacaaaatatcaggGAGAAAGCTATTTGgaagtgtggtttttttttttttttttttttctgagagagtcTTGCTATGGAGCTCTGGCTGGCCAGgtcctatgtaacccaggctgaccttgaacttaaccCAGATCCTGCCTCATCTGGGATGACAGGTTtgaaccaccatacctagctattacttactaatttttatttatttattgggaggGCACtcgaggaggtcagaggataatcttggagacagtttttttttttttttttcctttcactgtgtgggtcccggggacagaactcagatccttaggCTTTGCCACAGGTACCagtcctagtcagggtttctactgctgcaatGTAACACGGTGACCAAaaggcaagctggggaggaaggggttattAGGCTTCCACTTCAGcatcgctgaaggaagtcaggacaggaactcaaacagggcaggaacctggaggcaggagctgatgcagaggccacggaggggtgctgcttactggcttgctttcatgGCTTgatcaacctgctttcttatagaacctgggACCACCAGCCCGGGGGTGGCCCCACCcgcaataggctgggccctcccccatcaatcactaattaagagaatgccttacaggcttgcttacaaCCCTgtcttttggaggcattttctgaggttccctcctcccagatgactttagcatgtgtgaagttaaaactatccagcacagcaCCTTTACCCCTCAGCTATCTTGACAACACTTTCTACTGGAGTTCTTTGACTGTGTAAAAGTTGGGTGAGAAGGAAGTACAGAAGGGTAGGCAACCATGACACCCCAATAATAAAATGATCTTTTTATCATTTTCGATAGTGGGAGAGTTCGGAGGGCCAGACTCTGGGATCCAGCACTAGCTGGTGGTTCAGTTAAAGGGAACAGCTTGGGAAAAGCTATTTCCTCTTAGGTCAGGATTCTTCGTTGTTTCTAAGTTATGCTCTGACCCTCACACGGGGAGAGTGAACTCCTGTGCTTATCAAAGGCGACCCTAAAGCAAACAATATAATGATGAAAAGCAAGGACTTCTAATCCAAAATGGATGGACAGAACTAAACTATAAAGGGAAGAAGTCCTTGGAAAggatcaggttttttttttttttttttttttttgtgatatatattttttattttacagtatcattcagttctacatatcagccatgggttcccctattctcccccctcccacgccctccccttacccccagcccaccctccattcccacctcctccaggacaagtcctcccccgaggactgtgatcaacttggtagactcagtccagggaggtccagtcccctcctcccagactaagccaagtgtccctgcataagttccaggtttcagacagccaactcatgcaatgagcacaggacttggtcccactgcctagatgcctcccaaactgatcaagccaatcaactgtctcacctattcagagggcctgatccagctgggagcccctcagcctttggttcatagttcatgtgtttccattcatttggctattttttttcaataattgagtaaaactgaaatttattatatgccacagtcgtcctagggacctccatgctatatatatagcctccatggttctgtgggttgtggtctgattgttcattttatatctagaatccaccaatgagtgagtacataccataactgtctttctgggtttgggttacctcactcagggtgattttttctagttccatccatttgcctgcaaatttcatgctttcattgtttttctctgctgagtagtactccattgtgtatatgtaccacatttttttcatccattcttccgttgatgggcatctaggttgtttccaggttctggctattacaaatagtgctgctatgaacatagctgagcatgtatctttatggtataaatcagcattccttgggtatatgcccaagagtgggatggctgggtcttgaggtagttcgattcctaattttctgagaaaccgccatactgatttccacagtggttgtacaagtttacattcccaccaacagtggaggagtgttccctttgctccacatcctctccaacattggttgtcattggtgtttttgatcgtagccattctaacaggtgtaaggtggtatctcagagtcgttttgatttgcatttctctgatgattaaggatgttgagcatttctttaaatgtctttcagccatttgtagttcttgttttgtgaattctctgtttagctctttagcccattttttaattggactgttcagtgctttgatgtctagtttcttgagttctttatatattgtggagatcaatcctctgtcagatgtggggttggtgaagatcttctcccaatctgttggctgtctttttgtcttattgactgtgtcttttgccctgcaaaagcttctcagtttcaagaggtcccatttattaatggttgtgctcagggtctgtgctgtcggtgttttatttaggaaatggtctccggtgccaatgcgttcaagagtgcttcctattttcttttctattaagtttagtgtaactggatttatgtttaggtctttgatccacttggacttgagttttgtgcatggtgacagatatggatctatttgtaatcttttacatattgacatccagttatgccagcaccatttgttgaagatactttctttgttccattgtatagttttggctcctttgtcaaaaaccaggtgttcatatgtgcatggattaatgtcggggtcttcaattcgattccattggtccgtatgtcggtttttataccagtaccaagctgtttttattactatagctctatagtagagtttgaggtccgggatggtgatgcctccaagggttgctttatcgtataggattcttttagctatcctgggtcttttgtttttccatataaagttgagtatttttctttccaagtctgtgaagaattgtgttgggattttgatggggattgcattgaatctgtagattgcttttggtaagattgccatttttactatgttaatcctacctatccatgagcatgggagatccttccattttctgatatcttcttcaatttctttctttagagatttaaagttcttatcaaaaaggtctttcacttgtttagttagtgttatcccaaggtattttatattatttgtggctattgtaaagggtgatgtttctctgacttctttctcagcccttttatcatttgtgtataggagggctactgattttttttgagttgatcttgtatcctgccactttactgaaggagtttatcagctgtagaagttccctggtagagtttttggggtcacttatgtatactatcatatcatctgcaaatagtgaaagtttgacttcttccttgccaatttgtatccctttgatctccttttgttgtcttattgctctagctagaacttctagtactatattgaataaatatggggagagtggacagccttgtcttgttcctgaatttagtggtatcgctttgagtttctctccatttaatttgatgtttgctgttggcttgctataaattgcttttattatgtttagaaatgttccttgtattcctaatctttctaagacctttatcatgaaggggtgttggattttgtcaaaggctttttcagcatctaaggagatgatcatgtggtttttttctttcagtttgtttatatggtgtattacattgactgatttccgtatgttgaaccatccttgcatccctgggatgaatcctacttggtcgtgatggatgattgttttgat encodes:
- the Ppp1r3e gene encoding protein phosphatase 1 regulatory subunit 3E; this translates as MSCERPPRTDIPRNLSFIAALTERAYYRSQRPSLEEEPEEEPGEGGTRPGARSRAPVPARGRRARSAPAGGGGARPARSRSPDTRKRVRFADALGLELAVVRRFRPGEPPRVPRHVQVQLQRDALRHFAPCPPRTRGLQEARAALEPAREPGFAARLQAQRICLERADAGPLGVAGSARVLDLAYEKRVSVRWSADGWRSLRESPAAYAGPAPAPPRADRFSFRLPAPPVGGALLFALRYRVTGREFWDNNGGRDYALLGPEHPGGAGVAEPQGWIHFI